One part of the Ornithodoros turicata isolate Travis chromosome 2, ASM3712646v1, whole genome shotgun sequence genome encodes these proteins:
- the LOC135383513 gene encoding uncharacterized protein LOC135383513 — MVHNLAYDLAGLLREFHLLEWKRAPFIVASSMEKIRSFEIGTFLFRDTMQYLNSSLGELVETVKSMGGAEAFQCLKQVFGDDYEILLRKGVFPYSHVSSFAVYDELALPAKSAFRNDLTGEDISDEDYQYALHVFERFGCSNLRDYNALYLKTDALLHADVMQHFRRLCYDARGLELLHCVSLASYSWQCALNYTRAKLELIIDEDMYRTIESGVRGGLCQASRRHLRANNPLCSGYDPDKEEVYISYIDCNNLYGFSMIKHLPVGDFEWVEDFSSVDFMRHPTDSDVGYVYVCDLEYPKSIHALTRYFPLAPEKAVVPKEWLSPFQRGLLEELMYQPANSKKLLLTCKDKVGYVVHYALLALYCRLGMRVTKIHRILKFRQAPFLRPYIEDNVARRVASSTTFEKNFYKISNNAVFGRTLLNKFNMRDIRVAFDEETASRLGSRAECARMEILSPDCVMYEMRKRKVRCDFPLQIGFTILELSKLTMYSFYYETLLSKLTCPVITCYFDTDSLILGLFCKDYEDQLRAIADEHLDLSSFDRDHPLYSERNRGRLGAFKSETGSVPIEEVICLKAKMYSIKLAGGKQIARAKGVKKNIVRKHLLHDTYRDTLFKHDSVSHEQVSIVGKKQCMYTIRNVKRSLMAYDDKRYLYNDVDSYPYGSCEYDNAEDE; from the exons atggtgcacaatctggcctacgatttggccggactactgcgggaatttcaccttctcgagtggaagcgagctcccttcatcgtggccagttccatggaaaaaatccgatcgttcgaaattggcaccttcctattcagagataccatgcagtacctaaattcgtcgctgggagagctcgtggaaaccgtcaaatccatggggggcgcagaggcgttccaatgcctgaagcaggtatttggagacgactacgaaattttgcttcgtaaaggtgtattcccgtacagccacgttagctcgttcgcggtctacgacgaattggctctgccggcaaaatccgccttccgaaacgatctgacgggggaggatataagcgacgaagactatcagtacgcgctgcacgtatttgaacgttttggatgctcgaatctgagggattataatgcattgtacctgaaaacggatgccctgttacatgctgacgtaatgcagcacttccggcgcctgtgctacgacgcgcgcggattggaattgcttcattgcgtttcgctggcatcctattcgtggcaatgcgctctaaattacacgcgggcaaaattggagctgatcatcgacgaggacatgtaccggaccatcgaatcgggtgttagaggcggactctgtcaggcgagcaggcgtcatttacgggctaacaacccgctgtgcagtggctacgatcccgataaagaggaggtgtacatatcgtacatagattgcaacaatctttacggcttcagtatgataaagcacctccccgtcggcgatttcgaatgggtcgaggattttagctccgtggattttatgcgtcatcccacggattcggacgtgggatacgtgtacgtgtgcgatttggagtatccaaaatctatccacgcgctgacgcggtacttccccctggctcccgagaaggcggtcgttccgaaggaatggctctcaccattccagcgggggctcctcgaagagttaatgtatcaaccggcgaacagcaaaaagctgctgctcacgtgcaaggacaaggtcgggtacgtcgttcattacgcgctgctcgcgctctattgtagattgggcatgcgggtgacgaaaattcaccgaattctaaaatttcgtcaggcaccattcctgcgtccctacatcgaggacaatgttgccagacgcgtcgcctcgagcacgacgttcgagaaaaatttctataaaatctcaaataatgcggtcttcgggcgtacgttgctaaataaatttaatatgcgagacattcgagtagccttcgatgaggagacagcgagtcgcctcgggagtcgggcggaatgcgcgcgaatggaaattttgtcccccgattgcgtcatgtacgaaatgcgcaaaagaaaagtgcgatgcgatttccccctgcagattggcttcacgattttagaactgagtaagttaaccatgtactcgttctactatgaaaccctgctgagtaagctcacttgtccggtgattacctgctactttgacacggattctctgatcctcggcctattctgcaaggactacgaagatcagttacgtgcgatcgccgacgagcatttagacttgtcttccttcgatcgtgatcatccactgtacagcgagaggaatcgcggtagacttggcgcgttcaaaagtgaaacgggtagcgtacccattgaggaagtaatatgcctgaaagctaaaatgtattctatcaaattagccgggggaaaacagattgcaagagctaaaggggtcaaaaagaacattgtgcgcaaacacctcctccatgatacgtaccgcgataccctattcaagcacgacagcgtatcgcacgaacaggtgtcaatagtgggaaagaaacagtgcatgtacaccatcagaaatgtgaaaagaagtctgatggcgtacgacgacaaacggtACCTCTAtaatgacgtggactcctacccgtacggaagctgcgaatatg ataatgcagaggatgagtag
- the LOC135386420 gene encoding uncharacterized protein LOC135386420 has product MPRCVFCFFDPHDIEDESDDDDDSRDGAPPTLSAHVMRSHPDVDTSFLPFFQTDAAFRGIVKRFTLLASVHDQGVEDLRQYLMSHFHDMLAILRAQRIPFRFCICSDVLMVKETRGEITAHIAHFMAFAREVHSDGAVANTLMDAIQESTGRVENYQREGSGFVSTDVQNVQICISAVKTKKFGCNGALPDHLAKRRNVLTNIHLPAHKEGECFKYNTLALLHPQERNSWKKCENYAAEYWWPSRFPVSYSDLDEFEDKNQISVYVYEYVDQGVHVSRPPKLEYEKKIHLLAVDEHFFGIKSLERLLMRDKRRFVCERCTRSFLKEESMAKHRRLCADDAPR; this is encoded by the exons a tgcctcggtgtgtgttctgcttttttgatcctcacgatatcgaggatgaatcggacgacgacgacgattctcgggacggcgcacctcctacactgtctgctcacgtgatgcgatcgcaccccgacgtggatacatccttcctgcccttcttccagactgacgccgcatttagaggtatcgtcaaaagattcacgctattggcatctgttcacgatcagggagtagaggatttgcgacaatatttaatgagtcactttcacgatatgctcgccatattgagagcgcaaagaataccctttaggttttgcatttgttccgatgtCTTAATGGTGAAGGAAACTCGGGGGGAgataaccgcgcacatagcccactttatggcgtttgctcgcgaagtccacagcgacggagccgtcgcgaataccctgatggacgcgattcaggagtccacgggacgcgtcgaaaattatcagcgggaagggagtgggttcgtgtccaccgacgtccaaaacgttcaaatatgcatttctgcggtgaaaactaaaaaattcggatgcaatggggcacttcccgatcatttggctaaacgcaggaacgtgctgacgaatattcatttaccagcacataaggagggtgagtgttttaaatacaatacgctcgccctcctgcacccgcaggaaaggaattcgtggaaaaaatgtgaaaactatgccgcggagtactggtggcctagtcgcttccccgtttcctactctgatctggacgaatttgaagacaaaaaccagatatccgtgtacgtatacgagtacgtcgatcagggagtgcacgtgtcgcgacctccaaaactcgagtatgaaaagaaaattcacttattggctgtagatgaacattttttcggaatcaagtctctcgagcggttactgatgagagacaagAGGCGTTTCGTgtgcgagcgttgcacgcgctctttcctgaaggaagagagcatggcgaaacatcgtcgcctgtgcgcggac gacgcaccacggtga
- the LOC135384665 gene encoding uncharacterized protein LOC135384665 encodes MALQHISSSPPAEWTILTDSKAALEILTSHATKIISDLQTANTAACDSVCASGHGVRLQWVPSHMGLTGNAGGDAAARRAHQDVGPPASIPLTSSACLIKIRQWCASQMHHSAEDAVRANAYIQSIDTTMQFTPPQQLVRAEEALLHRLRLNVAYTPQYLCRVGKRRSASCACGAVAVVGHLLLTCSEYPAARAVLADRLQRLGHGLLSLAVLLEWQLAAVTRALLQYLQDTQLRVTR; translated from the coding sequence ATGGCCCTTCAGCACATCTCGTCCTCCCCACCTGCAGAATGgacgatcctcaccgacagcaaggcaGCCCTGGAGATCCTGACTTCACACGCCACCAAAATCATCAGCGACCTCCAAACGGCTAACACCGCAGCATGCGATTCTGTTTGCGCCTCTGGCCACGGTGTGCGGCTAcagtgggttcccagccacatGGGCCTTACTGGGAACGCAGGAGGAGACGCCGCCGCGAGGCGTGCCCATCAAGACGTCGGCCCGCCAGCTAGTATACCGCTCACATCGTCCGCCTGCCTTATAAAAATCCGCCAGTGGTGTGCCTCCCAAATGCACCACTCTGCCGAAGACGCTGTACGCGCCAATGCGTATATCCAGTCCATTGACACGACAATGCAATTCACCCCACCCCAGCAGCTCGTCCGCGCAGAAGAAGCGCTGCTCCATCGGCTCCGACTCAACGTCGCATATACACCGCAATACTTGTGCAGGGTCGGAAAGCGTCGCTCAGCTAGCTGCGCCTGTGGCGCAGTAGCAGTCGTAGGGCACCTCCTACTAACCTGCTCGGAGTACCCTGCAGCCCGCGCTGTCCTCGCCGATCGCCTCCAACGCCTGGGACACGGTTTGCTCTCACTGGCCGTGCTTCTCGAATGGCAACTGGCAGCCGTTACAAGGGCCCTCCTGCAATACCTACAGGACACCCAGCTAAGGGTTACGCGGTAA